In Candidatus Roseilinea sp., one DNA window encodes the following:
- a CDS encoding molybdenum hydroxylase — MARRDIPIAVVKGAGDLGTGVAYRLWKCGFRVLCTDLEQPLVIRRTVAFASALYDGRITVEGVQCERVFYADEAIYLWQRNTLAVVADPVGRVIESLQPEVVVDAIMAKRNTGTRIHDAPCVVALGPGFTAGEDCHAVIETQRGHDLGRVIWSGSASSNTGVPGKVGGEDARRVVRAPRDGVFYGRRAIGDVVKEGEVIAQVEDAPIHATLNGVLRGLLHDGVRVKAGLKIADIDPRGDPRYCFSISDKALAVAGGVLEAVFSMRERWTAHSH; from the coding sequence ATGGCTCGTCGCGACATTCCTATCGCCGTCGTCAAGGGCGCGGGTGACCTAGGCACCGGCGTCGCGTATCGCTTGTGGAAGTGTGGCTTTCGCGTGCTATGCACCGACCTGGAGCAACCCCTCGTCATCCGGCGCACGGTCGCGTTCGCCTCGGCACTCTACGACGGACGCATCACGGTCGAAGGCGTGCAATGCGAGCGCGTGTTCTATGCCGACGAGGCAATTTATCTGTGGCAGCGCAACACGTTGGCCGTCGTTGCCGACCCGGTCGGGCGCGTGATCGAGTCGCTGCAGCCGGAGGTCGTCGTGGATGCGATCATGGCCAAGCGCAACACCGGCACGAGGATCCATGATGCGCCGTGCGTCGTTGCGCTGGGGCCGGGCTTCACAGCCGGCGAGGACTGCCACGCGGTGATCGAGACCCAGCGTGGGCACGATCTGGGCCGCGTGATCTGGTCCGGCAGCGCCTCGTCGAACACGGGGGTGCCCGGCAAGGTGGGAGGCGAGGACGCCCGGCGCGTGGTGCGCGCGCCGCGCGATGGCGTGTTCTATGGCCGGCGCGCCATCGGCGACGTGGTGAAGGAAGGCGAAGTGATCGCCCAAGTAGAAGATGCACCGATTCACGCGACGCTCAACGGCGTGCTGCGTGGGCTGTTGCACGACGGCGTGCGCGTGAAGGCCGGGTTGAAGATAGCCGACATTGACCCGCGCGGCGACCCGCGCTATTGCTTCTCGATCAGTGACAAGGCGCTGGCAGTCGCCGGCGGCGTGCTGGAGGCGGTGTTCAGCATGCGCGAGCGGTGGACGGCTCATTCACACTAA